One window of Myxococcales bacterium genomic DNA carries:
- a CDS encoding US12 family protein, translating into MSQTYSSAVAQGRAGLNPVDARAKFIVRTYNHLFGAIILFAAIEVGLFMSGLAYPIAAALLGRSWLLVLGGFVVVSWGASHVAHRSLSKPAQYAALLGMVVAQAIIFVPLLAIADKVAPGAIQSASLVTMLGFAGLTAIAFVTRKDFSFLRGLLFWGGIIALVAIVAGVVFSFQLGTFFSVLMVGFAGAAILYDTSNVIRHFPEDRYVAAALELFASVAMMLWYVLRIFISSRD; encoded by the coding sequence ATGAGTCAGACGTATTCCTCCGCAGTCGCTCAGGGTCGTGCCGGACTGAACCCGGTCGACGCTCGCGCGAAATTCATCGTCCGCACCTACAACCACCTGTTCGGCGCCATCATCTTGTTCGCGGCGATCGAGGTCGGCCTGTTCATGTCGGGGCTCGCTTACCCCATTGCGGCGGCGCTGCTCGGGCGCAGCTGGCTGCTCGTGCTGGGCGGCTTCGTGGTGGTCAGCTGGGGGGCAAGCCACGTCGCGCATCGTTCGCTGAGCAAGCCGGCTCAATATGCGGCGCTGCTGGGGATGGTCGTGGCTCAAGCCATCATCTTCGTGCCGCTCCTGGCCATCGCGGACAAGGTCGCCCCCGGCGCCATTCAGAGCGCATCACTCGTCACCATGCTCGGTTTCGCGGGTCTCACGGCCATCGCCTTCGTGACTCGCAAGGACTTCTCGTTCCTGCGCGGCCTGTTGTTCTGGGGCGGCATCATTGCCCTCGTGGCAATCGTCGCCGGCGTCGTGTTCAGCTTTCAGCTGGGCACGTTCTTCAGCGTGCTGATGGTCGGGTTTGCGGGCGCCGCGATCCTCTACGACACCTCCAACGTCATCCGTCACTTCCCGGAAGATCGCTACGTGGCGGCGGCCCTGGAGCTGTTCGCGTCCGTCGCGATGATGCTCTGGTACGTGCTGCGCATCTTCATCTCGTCGCGGGATTGA
- a CDS encoding serine/threonine protein kinase — protein sequence MFVCPSCGLPARAPGFCTEDGASLAASDGDPMLGQLVGSYRVARLIGRGGMGEVYLGVQPSIGSRVAIKVLSPTGSSSSGLVDRFFSEAKAVNLIRHENIVNVLDLAVLPNGRPYIVMEYLEGAPLAAHFESTRPFPLGFLVRLALEVLSALEAAHGHGITHRDLKPDNIFITALGRVKVLDFGIAKLKPELGGQSDATRTGALLGTPQYMSPEQARGQGVDARSDLYSLGVILFEGATGRRPFEAESLFELLRQHIESAPPRPLMLRPDLPPALEMLILQAMEKDRERRCHSATEMAHALAAVLSLLPDAGVSAPPPPRIGLPTPMRLLPTQPAGTVSGTASVSGMAHGFVQAPPAPRSSPVGFIIGMIGALIALLAVIGAGVFFLVMGRDTVNVTFEQPSGGTKSGPKAPADPNRFDLPSHLESARQAARKHLPDAELATLTVVGLLPSGEFELKSPQQSVAYIFRSPAASKTGKRCLVSVSASMYGTFAAPIDDASYDCKQSVTSAPRCSLKAVLAKAPAGAKNVTFRSEASAWSWVVMGAAGSITVVPDNC from the coding sequence ATGTTCGTGTGTCCCAGCTGCGGCCTTCCGGCTCGAGCGCCGGGCTTCTGCACCGAAGACGGGGCGAGCCTCGCCGCGTCAGACGGGGACCCCATGCTCGGACAGCTCGTCGGCAGCTATCGCGTCGCACGCCTGATCGGGCGCGGCGGCATGGGCGAAGTTTACCTGGGCGTGCAGCCGTCCATCGGCAGTCGCGTCGCCATCAAGGTGCTGTCTCCGACCGGCAGCTCGAGCAGCGGCCTGGTCGACCGCTTTTTCTCGGAAGCCAAGGCCGTGAACCTGATCCGGCACGAGAACATCGTCAACGTGCTCGATCTCGCGGTACTCCCGAACGGCCGCCCCTACATCGTGATGGAGTATCTGGAGGGAGCGCCGCTCGCCGCCCATTTCGAGTCCACGCGGCCCTTCCCTCTAGGGTTTCTGGTGCGGCTCGCGCTCGAGGTGCTGTCTGCGCTCGAGGCCGCCCACGGTCACGGCATCACCCACCGCGATCTCAAGCCGGACAACATCTTCATCACCGCGCTGGGTCGGGTGAAGGTCCTCGATTTCGGCATCGCGAAGCTGAAGCCCGAGCTCGGTGGACAGAGCGACGCGACGCGCACCGGCGCGCTGCTCGGCACGCCGCAGTACATGTCGCCCGAACAGGCCCGTGGGCAAGGCGTGGACGCACGCTCGGATCTATACTCCCTGGGAGTGATCTTGTTCGAGGGCGCCACCGGTCGGCGGCCCTTCGAAGCGGAGTCGCTGTTCGAGCTCTTGCGTCAGCACATCGAATCCGCGCCGCCGCGCCCGCTGATGTTGCGACCGGATCTTCCCCCGGCGCTCGAGATGCTGATCTTGCAAGCGATGGAGAAGGACCGCGAACGCCGCTGCCACTCGGCGACGGAAATGGCGCACGCGCTCGCCGCCGTCCTGTCACTGCTGCCGGACGCGGGGGTCAGCGCTCCACCGCCCCCGCGGATTGGTCTGCCGACCCCGATGCGGCTATTGCCAACCCAACCTGCTGGGACCGTGTCGGGCACCGCCAGTGTGTCCGGAATGGCTCACGGCTTCGTGCAGGCGCCACCTGCTCCTCGCTCCTCACCGGTGGGGTTCATCATCGGCATGATCGGCGCGCTGATCGCGCTCCTGGCGGTCATCGGAGCCGGGGTCTTTTTCCTGGTGATGGGGCGAGACACGGTCAACGTGACGTTCGAGCAGCCGAGCGGCGGCACGAAGTCGGGCCCAAAGGCCCCGGCAGACCCGAACCGGTTCGACCTGCCATCCCACCTCGAGAGCGCTCGCCAGGCGGCCCGCAAACACCTGCCCGACGCCGAGTTGGCGACGCTCACTGTCGTCGGTCTCCTGCCCAGCGGTGAATTCGAGCTCAAGTCGCCGCAGCAGTCGGTCGCGTACATCTTCCGGTCACCGGCAGCGTCGAAGACCGGCAAGAGGTGCCTGGTGTCCGTCAGCGCGTCGATGTACGGCACGTTCGCCGCGCCAATCGACGACGCCTCCTACGATTGCAAGCAGTCGGTCACCAGCGCTCCCCGCTGTTCGCTGAAGGCGGTGCTCGCAAAGGCGCCAGCAGGCGCAAAGAACGTCACGTTCCGGAGTGAGGCGTCCGCCTGGAGCTGGGTCGTGATGGGAGCCGCGGGCTCCATCACCGTGGTTCCAGACAACTGCTAG
- a CDS encoding SDR family oxidoreductase — MSEVWSLAGRSAVVTGGARGIGRTIVEVLIEHGARVVIFDLEPGDAIGGTVFWKVNVADAASVAAAVETLSDDTTLLVNNAGITRDKSLGKMTDDEWQSVIDVNLTGAFNTIRALSPRMRTAGHGRIVNVTSINGLRGKFGQANYSAAKAGLIGLTKAAARELGPKGITVNAVAPGMVLTEMTLALPQEFRDKAQAEAVLPSLADPRDVANSVAFLLSDAARCITGEVIRVDAGQYI; from the coding sequence ATGAGCGAAGTCTGGTCCCTCGCGGGCAGGTCGGCGGTCGTCACGGGCGGTGCGCGCGGTATCGGGCGTACCATCGTCGAGGTGCTGATCGAACACGGCGCGCGCGTGGTCATCTTCGATCTCGAACCCGGCGACGCGATCGGCGGGACCGTCTTCTGGAAAGTGAACGTCGCGGACGCCGCCTCGGTAGCAGCGGCGGTCGAGACCTTGAGCGACGACACCACCTTGCTGGTGAACAACGCCGGGATCACCCGCGACAAGTCCCTCGGCAAGATGACGGACGATGAGTGGCAGTCAGTGATCGACGTGAACCTCACGGGTGCGTTCAACACCATCCGGGCGCTGTCACCGCGCATGCGAACGGCGGGGCATGGTCGCATCGTCAACGTCACGAGCATCAACGGACTGCGCGGCAAGTTCGGTCAGGCGAACTACTCCGCCGCCAAGGCGGGTCTGATCGGCCTGACCAAGGCCGCCGCACGTGAGCTCGGTCCGAAGGGCATCACCGTGAACGCGGTCGCCCCCGGCATGGTGCTGACCGAAATGACCCTGGCCTTGCCCCAAGAATTTCGCGACAAGGCCCAGGCGGAGGCGGTGCTGCCGAGCCTCGCGGATCCGCGCGACGTGGCGAACAGCGTGGCGTTTTTGCTCTCCGACGCAGCGCGTTGCATCACCGGCGAGGTGATCCGCGTGGACGCCGGGCAGTACATCTGA